Below is a window of Polyangia bacterium DNA.
ACTGTGTTAGAGTGCCGCCGTGCAGGGGATGAAAAAACCGCGGCGGCGACGTGGATCTGCCGCCGCCTGAGCCCGCCGCTCCGTCGTCTGAACTGCTGTCCGTTCTCGCGCGCGAGTTCTCGTCGACCACCGAGGACTACGATGCGCTGATGGCCCTGGTCGCCCGGCGGGTGAGCGGACTTTTCGGTGATCTCTGTGTCATCCGCCTGGTCAGCGCCGACGGCCGCTTTCTGGAGCCAACCGCCGCGGTCTTTCACCCGGATCCGCAGATGATCGCGCTGGCCCAGGGCGCGACCGCCACCCATCCGCAACGGGTCGGCGAAGGAATCACCGGCCGGGTGGCGGCGACCGGCGAAGGCGTGCTCATCCCGGTGGTCGACACGGCCAGGATGCTGGCCGATCTCGATCCTGAGCGCCGAGCGGCGGTCGAGCTTCAACACATCAGGAGCCTGGTGGTGGTGCCGCTGCGTTCGCACGGTCGGGTGGTTGGCGTGGTCAGCCTGACCCGCAGCGATCCGCAGCGGCCGTTCAATAAAGGCGATCGCCAGCTGATCGAGGACGTGGCCGCGCACGCGGCCCTGGCCATCACCAACGCCCGCTCGTTCGCCGCCGAGCGCGCTGCCCACGCCGCGGCCGCCCGCGCGAACCAAGCGCTGGTCGAATCCGAAGAGGCGCAGCGCCTGTTGTTCGAAGCCAGCCCGCTGCCGCTTTTCGTATTCAACATCGAGACCCTGTCGCCGATCACGGCGAACGCGGAGGCCCTGCTCCTTTACGGCTACACCCGCGACGAGTTCGTCCGCCTGAAGGTTTCGGATCTACCCGTCGCCGGACAGGACACGGCAAAGGCCCGACTGCAGGCGTGGGGTGACGCGCCGACCGCCGGTGTCTCGCGCTATCGCCGCAAGGACGGCTCGCAATTTGTCGCCGAGTACCACACCCGCGCGCTGCGGTACGCCGGCCAGCCAGCACGCATCGCGGTCATCAAGGACGTCAGCGATCGCTACGAGGCGGAACAGTCACGGGCGCTGCTGGCGGCGATCGTCCAAACCGCGAACGACGCCATCATCAGCAAGCGTCCCGACGGCACCATCACAAGCTGGAACGACGCCGCCGTGCGCTTGTTCGGGTTCGCGCCCGACGAAGCGATCGGCAAGCCGATCACCATCATCGTCCCGCCCGAGCGGCTGGCCGAGGAGAAGAACCTCATCGATCGGGTGATGGCCGGAGAACGGGTCGATCACTTCGAGACAGTCCGGCGACGCAAGGACGGAGGGGAGGTCTCGGTCTCCATCTCGGTGGCGCCCATCCTGGACGCGTCGGGGGCGGTCATCGGAGCGTCGAAGACCGCTCGCGATCTCACCGCGCAGCGAAAGGCGGCGGAGGCCCTTCGCCACACCGAGGAGCAGCTTCGCCACGCCCAGAAAATGGAAGCGGTGGGGCGGTTGGCCGGCGGCGT
It encodes the following:
- a CDS encoding PAS domain S-box protein, whose amino-acid sequence is MDLPPPEPAAPSSELLSVLAREFSSTTEDYDALMALVARRVSGLFGDLCVIRLVSADGRFLEPTAAVFHPDPQMIALAQGATATHPQRVGEGITGRVAATGEGVLIPVVDTARMLADLDPERRAAVELQHIRSLVVVPLRSHGRVVGVVSLTRSDPQRPFNKGDRQLIEDVAAHAALAITNARSFAAERAAHAAAARANQALVESEEAQRLLFEASPLPLFVFNIETLSPITANAEALLLYGYTRDEFVRLKVSDLPVAGQDTAKARLQAWGDAPTAGVSRYRRKDGSQFVAEYHTRALRYAGQPARIAVIKDVSDRYEAEQSRALLAAIVQTANDAIISKRPDGTITSWNDAAVRLFGFAPDEAIGKPITIIVPPERLAEEKNLIDRVMAGERVDHFETVRRRKDGGEVSVSISVAPILDASGAVIGASKTARDLTAQRKAAEALRHTEEQLRHAQKMEAVGRLAGGVAHDFNNILSVILSYSELLLGDLEPNNPTAADIGEIGKAARRAADLTRQLLAFSRQQIIEPKVIDLNELVAGMDQMLKRLLGEDIDLAFSPSSTAGRIRADAGNIQQVLMNLAVNARDAMPTGGQLTIETRNVDLDADYARAHLGSLPGPHVMLAVSDTGIGMDQATQARIFEPFFTTKEAGKGTGLGLSTVFGIVQQCGGSVWVYSEPTRGTTFKVYLPRVDAEVDVALPSHPAGSLRGWETILLVEDQEQVRTVADGILKRNGYRVIAAQNPSEALRFCERYPGPIALLLTDVVMPQMSGPELAVRISTTRPEIKVLCMSGYTDDSIIRHGVLDGGMAFLQKPFTPDSLSRKVREVLDAAPKDGGPKNVR